In Chaetodon trifascialis isolate fChaTrf1 chromosome 2, fChaTrf1.hap1, whole genome shotgun sequence, one DNA window encodes the following:
- the mchr1a gene encoding melanin-concentrating hormone receptor 1, which translates to MDFLYDSNFSLGRTNSTTAADGVRHCSAILPVIFGIICFLGIIGNCIVIYTIMKKTKCRARQTVPDIFILNLSIVDLLFLLGMPFLIHQLLGNGTWHFGAAMCTVITALDSNSQIVSTYILTAMTLDRYLATVHPIRFNYVRTPCVAALVIGLVWSLSLLTIIPVWMYAGLMPLPDGLVACALLLPDPVTDTYWFTLYQFFLAFAIPLAIICLVFFKILQHMSTSVAPLPPRSLKVRTRKVTRMAVAICLAFFICWAPYYILQLVHLGVQNPSLAFSYAYNIAISMGYANSCINPFLYIILSETFKRQFLRAVRPVNRKFRVNPSTTDGGSVSVRMVPEGAQQEEPYSGERIPSNVAPQ; encoded by the exons ATGGATTTTTTATACGATTCTAATTTTTCTCTCGGACGCACGAATTCAACAACAG CTGCAGATGGGGTCCGTCACTGCAGTGCCATCCTCCCTGTCATCTTTGGCATCATCTGCTTTCTGGGTATCATAGGGAACTGTATTGTCATCTACACAATCATGAAGAAGACCAAGTGCCGTGCCAGACAAACTGTTCCGGACATCTTCATCTTAAATTTGTCAATTGTAGATCTCCTGTTTCTCCTCGGGATGCCATTTCTCATCCACCAGTTGCTTGGCAATGGTACCTGGCACTTTGGAGCTGCAATGTGTACGGTCATCACTGCTCTCGACTCCAATAGCCAGATTGTCAGTACTTATATCCTCACCGCAATGACTCTTGACCGTTATTTGGCTACGGTCCATCCCATTCGCTTCAACTATGTCCGCACACCTTGTGTGGCAGCGCTGGTCATTGGCCTGGTGTGGAGTCTGTCCTTACTCACTATCATCCCTGTGTGGATGTACGCAGGCCTGATGCCTCTCCCAGATGGCCTGGTGGCTTGTGCTCTCCTTCTGCCTGACCCAGTCACTGACACATACTGGTTTACACTTTACCAGTTCTTCTTGGCATTTGCTATACCTTTAGCCATCATCTGCCTGGTGTTCTTCAAGATCCTCCAGCACATGTCCACCAGTGTGGCACCGCTGCCTCCACGGAGTTTGAAGGTGCGCACCAGGAAGGTGACGCGGATGGCAGTGGCCATCTGCCTGGCTTTCTTCATCTGCTGGGCCCCTTACTACATCCTTCAGCTGGTCCACCTAGGTGTGCAGAACCCAAGCCTTGCTTTCTCCTATGCCTACAATATAGCCATTAGCATGGGCTATGCTAACAGTTGCATCAACCCATTTCTCTACATTATCCTAAGTGAAACCTTCAAGAGGCAGTTCCTCAGGGCCGTACGCCCGGTTAATAGAAAGTTCCGCGTGAACCCGAGCACCACAGATGGCGGCAGTGTAAGTGTGAGAATGGTACCTGAAGGGGCTCAGCAGGAAGAGCCATACTCTGGGGAGAGGATACCATCCAATGTGGCCCCACagtga